Genomic window (Salinibacterium sp. M195):
GACCAGATCTCGCGATCACCAGCGCCAACGGCACTCCGACGATGAGGCACAGAGCCGTTGCCGAGAGCGCCGTCTGCAGCGAGAGGCCGAGAGCAGACAAGGCTTCTGCCGAAACAATGGCCGCGGGCACACGTGGCCAGTCGGCGCGAGCAACTAATCCCACCAGTGGCAGCACCAGCAAGGCGAACCCTACGGCGGCGGGAATGTATAACAGTCGCGGCATTCCTACGCCAGCAGGGGCTTGGAGCCGCATATTCGCGCTCATGACCGACCGAACCCGTAGCGCGAGAGAACACTCTGACCACGGTCAGAGACAACGAAGTCTCGAAATGCCTCCGCGACAATGGGGTTCGCCGACGATTCGAGTATCCCGAGGGGGTAGGTACTCTTGGCCTCGTCTGCCTCCGGAATATTGATGCCCTCAACCGCCTCCGCTGCGGCGATATCCGTGACGTACACAAGGCCGGCATCCGCTTCTCCCAGCTGCACCTTAGTCAGCACCGCTTTTACGTTGAGTTCTTCGCTTGCGGGAGTCACGACGATTTTTTCGCGGTCAAGGAGGGTCTGGGCGGTAGCCCCGCACGGCACTTGTGGCGCACACAGGACGAGCTGCACTCCGGGAGCTGAAAGGTCAGCCAGCTCAGAGATGTTGAGAGGGTTGCCCGGCTGCACCGCAATCTGTAACGAGTTGCTAGCGAAAGGTATCGCCTCACCGTCGAGCAAGTCGCTGACGGAGCGCATTGTGGCCCCATCTGCCGCCGCGAATATGTCGGCAGGAGCACCTTCCCTTATTTGTGTCGCCAGTGTCGTCGATCCGTCGAAGGAAATAGGCGCGATCGTGACGTCCGGGTGATCCGAACCAAAGATTGCCGCCAGTTCGGTGAATGACTCAGTGAGTGACGCCGCCGCAAAAATGGTGAGAGTTCCCTGGAGTTCACCTGGCTGTGTGGATGCCGTTGAGCCGGAAACCGAGGAGCTACAGCCCGAAAGCGTCAACGCCGAAACAACGGCCAACGCCGCTGCCACACGCGTCAAGCGCGGCGCTCTGACACTTCGTTCAGAATGACGAACCACTATCGGTGGCCCTGCGGAGATTCGACAACAACCATCGTTGCCTTGACGACTGCTACCGCGAGCGACCCGATTTCGAGCTTCAGGTCACGCACTGCTTCTGTCGACATGAGCGAAACGATTCGGTGGTGACCGCACTGCATTTCTACCTGTGACATAACGGTGTCGCTGACGATTCCCGTCACGAGCCCGACCATTCGATTGCGAGCGCTGCTGACAGAGTCGGTGTTCTGCTGCGCCAAGGCAGCGTGGCGAGCTCGTTCTTGGGACAGGCCCGCCAGCTCTGCGCCATCCACCACTTGACGACCTGAGCCGTCAGTGGCCGCCGTCAACTCCTGCGAATTCACCCACCGCCGCACAGTATCGTCGCTCACCCCAAGAAGTTCGGCGGCCTCACTGATCCGATATTGCGTCATAGATACGACAATATCACCGCAACTGCGGGACTATCCGTTCGCATTTTCCTCAGCTGACTACAGCATCTTCCGCGTCACTAGACTCGGAGCATGCCCTTTGACGCGTCCGCCACTCCGTCGCCGATGAGCATCGATGAGCATCGCGAGCGCATTCTCGCGACAGTCTCACCATTAGCGCCCGTCTGGGTTTCACTCGCGGACGCTCTCAACCTCACACTCGCTGCCGACGTGTTGGCGAAAGTGGATGTTCCGAGTTTCGATAATTCCGCTATGGATGGCTACGCCCTTCGCCGGGCCGATGTCTCGGCCGCGTCCGCAGAGTCGCCCGTCCGGCTGAAAGTCGTCGCTGACCTCGCGGCCGGTTCGGCCGAGAACCCGCCACTTCGCGACGGCGAAACTGCCCGCATCATGACGGGCGCCGCTGTACCCGCTGATGCTGACTGCATCGTGCCCATCGAAGACACTGACTGCGGAACTGACACCGTGCTTATCTCTCGCGCCCCGAAACCTGCTGCCCACATCCGGCGCACAGCAACAGACGTGCACAACGGCCAGACAGTGTTGACAGCAGGCCGCGTGCTTGGCCCGCGCGATCTCGCTGCGGCGGCCGCGACCGGCAGCAGCGAGCTGCTCGTTCACCGCCCACCGCGCGTTGGCGTGCTCTCCACTGGCAGCGAACTTCGGGCGCCCGGTGAGCCCCTCAGCGGGGGCCAAATCCATGATTCGAACTCGTTACTCTTAGCGGCATTGGTGACCCAAGCCGGTGCCGTGGCGATTCAGCTTGGCTCGGTGCTCGACGACGAGGATGCGTTGCGTGCCGTTCTCGAGGAGCATGCCGCTCACGTCGACGTCTTCATCACTTCGGGTGGCGTGAGCGTTGGAGCTTATGACATCGTGCGCCACGTGCTTGCGCCGCTCGGCGTCTGGTTCGGCCCGGTGCGTATGCAACCGGGGAAGCCGCAGGGGTTTGGGCGACTTCCGCGAGCAAGCGGCGACGGCGATGGGCCCGCAATTTTTGCGCTTCCCGGCAACCCCGTGAGCGTCTTCGTATCCTTCGAGACATTCGTGCGGCCCGCCTTGTTGACGCTGGCGGGGCGAACGCAGATCACGCGCGACACGGTTGTCGCGACCGTTTCCACCGGATGGCAGAGTCCGGCAGGGCGTGCCCAATACATGCCGGCTGTCGTTAGCGTCGATGAGGGCGGAACGCCAACAGTACGCCCCGCAACTGCCGGTGGGGCCGGTTCCTATCTCGTCGCGAGCTTGGCGCACGCGAACGCCTTGGCGTTCGTCCCTCACGACATCACTGACGTACGCGAAGGTCAGCTACTCGCTGTCACACTAGTGACATGAACGAGACACCTTTCACTCACCTCAACGCCGCTGGCCAAGCCCACATGGTGGATGTCACTGCCAAGACTCCAACGGTGCGCTCGGCGACGGCGGCCGGCTTCGTTCGCTGTTCCGCCACGGTCATTGGTGAGTTGCGGTCGGGCACGGCGCCCAAGGGTGACGTTTTAGCGGTCGCTCGAATCGCCGGCATCCAGGCGGCTAAGCGTACTGCTGAGCTGTTGCCACTGGCGCACATCATTGGCGTACACGGTGCCCAAGTCGACCTTGAGATTACGGATGATGGTGTTGCTGTCACGGCGACCGTGCGTACCGCAGACCGCACCGGCGTTGAGATGGAAGCGCTCACCGCAGTGTCGGTTGCAGCACTGGCTATTATCGACATGGTCAAGGGCATGGATAAGTCCGTACAGATTGAGAATGTGCGCTTGCTCGCCAAGTCTGGCGGTCGCTCTGGAGAGTGGCTGCGGCCAGAGTAGCCACATCCCACTAGGCGCGGCGCTAGTGGTCGCCGTTGTCCAATTGGTCGAGGATGTGCGGAACGAGCGGCAGCAGCACGTCCAGCCCTTCGGTGACTGCACTCAGTGATCCCGGAAGATTGACGATCAGAGACTGCTGAGTCACCCCCACTAGTCCGCGGCTGAGGGCCGCCATGGGGGTGCTTCTGGCGCCTTCACGGCGAAGCATCTCCGCGATACCGGGTATCTCTCGCGCGAGCACTGGTCGTGTTCCCTCTGGCGTGAAGTCGCGTGGCCCGATGCCGGTGCCCCCCGTCGTGATGATGAGTCGTGCACCGACGTCGATCGCAGCCACTAGAGAATTTTCGACAGCTTCCACACCATCCGGAATCACTGTTGCGGTCGCGGAGTACCCCTGTGCGGCGAGCATCTCGACAATGCGGGGGCCTGATTCATCACGACGTTCCCCGCGCGAACTCCGGTCAGAGACAGTGATGACGGCGGCGACGATGGCGTCAGTCAGCTCATGCTGCGGTTGAATCATGCCCTAACGGTACGACAGCATGGCGGCGACTAGCTACAGCAGCTTCCGCACGAAGTTCTTCGGCTAGCTTGCGAAAGGGTTCGTGGACTGCAAACCTGAACCTATGAGTAGGATCACGGTTCGGCGCAAAGTTACTCGGCTCACAGTCGGTGCTACCTCAAGCGTCAAAGAAGATTTTCTTGCTGTCGAAGAGCCGTTAGAAATCCGCGTTGGTGGTCGCGCCCTGGCCGTCACTATGCGCACCCCGGGAAACGACTACGACCTAGCTGCGGGGTTTCTTGTGTCAGAGGGCGTCATCAGTCGAGGTGACCAGTTCGTTGCCGCCCGCTATTGCGCTGACGCAACCGTCGCGGATCAGAACACGTATAACGTGCTCGATGTGACCCTCGCAGCAGACGTTCCACCGCCAGATCCCAGCCTCGAGCGAAACTTTTACACCACTAGCTCGTGCGGTGTCTGCGGCAAAGCGAGCATCGAGATGGTGAGCACGCAATCCGCGTACGAAGTCGCTGACGACCCCGTCAGGATCGACCCCGAGGTCTTAATCACCTTCCCCGAGAAACTGCGGGCGGAGCAGGCAGTGTTTGAGAAGACGGGCGGGTTGCATGCCGCTGGGCTTTTCGACGGGGTTACAGGCAAATTACTGGTGCTTCGAGAGGATGTCGGGCGACACAACGCCGTCGACAAGGTAATCGGCTGGGCAGCCAAAGAGAATCTCTTGCCGCTTCGAGGCACCGTATTGATGGTGTCGGGCCGGGCAAGCTTCGAGCTAACCCAAAAGGCGAAGATGGCCGGAATCCCCGTGCTCGCCGCAGTGTCGGCGCCCTCCTCACTCGCTGTCGAGCTCGCAGCGGAGGTCGGCATGACGCTGGTCGGTTTTCTCCGAGGAAACTCGATGGTGATCTATGCGGGAGATCGCATCCAGGCTCTCACTGCGGGCTAACAAACGACGAAGACGGTACATCAGCCGGTTGTACCGACTGCTGTACCGCCCTGTCGTTGAGCAGTGCTGAACCCCGAAAGGCGTCAGCGCGTGCTCTTAGCTATTTGCGGTGCGCGGGGCTCCGATCCCGGAATTGATTTTATGCAGCCCGCCCTTCGATGGTGTGATGTCGAAGTCGAACATTGCCGTTGGTAGGTACACCGTGGCGCACGAGTTCGGGATATCGACGACGCCAGACAACCGGCCTTCGATTGGAGCGGATCCCAACAGGAGGTAGGCCTGCTCGGGGCTGTAGCCGAACTTGGTGAGGTAGTCGATCGCATGCAAGCACGCACGCTGGTAGGAGAGATCGGAATCGAGGTACTTCTGCTCGCCATCGAGCGTGACCGAGGTGCCACTAAAAGCCAACCATTCGCTGTACTGGGGGCCTTCGATTCCTGGTTGGAAGATCGCGTTCTCCGACACTCCATACTTTTCCATGCCGCCCTTGATGATGTCGACTTTGAGCTCAAGGAATCCGCCCATTTCGATACCACCGCAGAAGGTAATCTCACCGTCACCCTGGCTGAAGTGCAGGTCGCCGAACGACAGGTTCGCTCCCTTGACAAACACGGGATAGAAAACTCGCGTGCCCTTCGTGAAGTTCTTGATGTCCTGGTTTCCGCCATTCTCGCGAGGCGGTGCAGTACGGGCACCTTCGTTGCTCACCCGGTCGAACTCAGCGCCCGACAGCGATCCGAGAATCGCCGAGCGCGGCTCCGGGGGAAGCGCCAGTGGCGGCACTCGCTGCGGGTCCGTCGCGATCAGAGCGGCCTCGCGAGAGTTCCACGTTGCCAGCAGATCATTTGACGGCGCCACTCCCATGAGCCCGGGGTGCGTGATGCCGCGGTAGCGCACTTCAGGCACGTGGCGCGAGGTCGCGTACCCGCCCTCGAAGTCCCAGATTGCCTTGTACGCATCGGGAAACTGGTCTACGAGGAAGCTTCCGCCATTGTTCTTCGTGAAGACTCCGGTATAGCCCCAGCCCTGACCTGCCAACGGGCCCGTCTCGTTCGGGATCGAGCCGATGTCAAGGATGTCGACAATCAGCAGGTCGCCGGGTTCGGCACCTTCGATGGCGAACGGCCCGCTCAACACGTGGACGCTTTCTAGCGGCGCATTGGCGATGTCATCAGCTGAGTCATCGTTAACGATTGCCCCGTCGAACCATTCACGACAGTCAGCTCGAAACACCTGTCCCGGTTTGACCGTGACGGCCGCCGGAATATCTCCATGCCATCGATTGTGGCCAACCAGTTTCTGGTCGGTAAAGGATTTTTCGGAATCTAAGGGAAACAGATTCTCAGACATTTTTTTCCTTTCAAAGATGAAACAAATTCTTGTGAGAGTCGTGAAACTGCGTTCGCTGCGGGATGGCCGCCGCGGAGGCTTAGGCGTTCGAGTGGGCCACCTCCTCCGCGGGAGCTGGTTGGCGGGTGCGCAAGATGACCATTGCGACGATGAAGACCACCGCGAGCACAATTGCGACGATCGCGCCGTCTAGCGTTTGCCAAATTCCCGTGAGGATAAGGAACGCTGGAATGGCGGCGGTAATCCAGCCCTGCACCGCCGCAACTGCCCCAGTGATCCACGTGAGCGAGGTCATTCCCTTGCCAAGCACTAGATAGAACAGGGACCACAAAACGGCCCATTGGAGCCAGATAACGAAGAACGCGTAGTCACCGAACCAGACAAGGTTCGCGACGGCGTAGGCGACCGCCGCAATAGCGACGAAGAGGGAAAAGTAGCCGAGCCCCGTTGGGTCGTAGCCCCAGGTGTTTCCCATCGCGACGTACAGGTAGGTGAAGCCAAAGAGATAGAGACCGCTCGCGGAGAAAATCACCGCAGCGTCTCCACCGGCAGTAAAGATCAGATACGTCGGAGTGAGAACTTGCAGGAACCCGACAAACCAGTTGAGCGGCGTTGCGCCGGCGCCTTTCACAATGCCCATCAGCGCTAGCCCGTTGAGAAATAGGACCGCACCTACGTATAGCAAACCGACAGCACTCATCTGGATCTCGCTTCCTGTTTTTTATTCTCTAGGCGCGCGGTAATTTCTGCGCTCGAGGATCATAGGTAACCCGTTGGGGGCGACGAGACCCCGAAGGAAGCGAACCAACCACCTGCGGTGCATCCGCCGTTGCGTTGGTTGCATCGAGAAGTCTTCTCGCTCCGGCGTTCCCAAAATTGAGAAGAGGGGAACTGAAAATACGAGGTGCGTCGCCTGCACAAGCCGGGCATGAAGCCGTCTGGGGAATGTCACCCATCGGCGCTCGTTTGTCGAAATGCCCGTGTTCAGCGCAAGAATATTCGTAAGCAGGAATGGCGCTCACCACCGATCTCGGGTAGACGACTCTGTATATCTCGAGACGCTAGCAAGCATCCCTCAGGGAAGCAATGGTCGCGGTACCACTCTGCTGCGACGAGGGGATTTCCGCTATGCGCACCCGGCCGGGAGAAAGTCACCGAGAACCAGAAGGATGCCGTCAAATAAAACAGCTGGCGCACCGCAGAAAGAAGCTTCGCGCGGTTAACGCAAAAATCCCGGCCTCTTTCGAGACCGGGATCTTTCACATGGTTGCGGGGACAGGATTTGAACCTGCGACCTCTGGGTTATGAGCCCAGCGAGCTACCGAACTGCTCCACCCCGCGGCGTGCTTAAAGACTAACACAGGGTGAAGGAGGTGAAAACCGAACTCAGCGGGTTCGCAGTGTGCTGCGGCCCGCTGAGTCAGAATTCGCTATTCAGTGGCGTCGATTGCCCGCTGGATTGCGGCGGTCATGCGGTCGTCTGCCTCAGCGGCAGCGACGAGATCGTTGTCAGCGTAGGCTGCCTGACGATCGGCCAATGCTGACTTGTAGTCGGCAAGAGCCTTGTCGAGAGCGGGGTTGTCGCCCGGCGTTACTGGCTCAACTGGCGCGTCAGGATCAACGGGCTCCACTGGCGCGTCTGGATCAACCGGAACCTCCGGGTCAACCGGAACTTCACCGTCGCCAGCCTCGGCTCCAGAGTCTCCCCCGAACAGCGAGTCGAGTGCCTGGTCGAGGGTGTCCTCGAATGCAATCTCATCACCGAACGATACGAGCACCTTGCGCAACAGTGGGTACTGGGTTCCACTCGTTGACTGCACGTAAACCGGTTGCACATAGAGCAGTCCGCCACCGACGGGCAGCGTCAGCAGGTTTCCGAGCTTCACCTCGGTGTCACCGCGCTGCAAGAGCGCAAGCTGGTTCGCGACAATCGTGTCGGTGTTGAAGCTGTTCTGCACCTGACCAGGACCCGGGATGGTGTCCTTCTTGGGCAGATTCAGCAGCGTGAGCTTGCCGTAATCTGGCCCGGCATCCGAGTTCGCGGTGAGGTATCCGGTGAGAACACTTCGGGTCGCGTCTGCACTTCCCTTCGGAATGAAGGTCGAGTACAGCGTGAACGCGGGGTCTTCGGTTCCCGGAACCTGCATCGTGAGGTAGTACGGGGGCTGAAGCGAACCAGTTGCTGAAACCGGGTCTTCCGGGCTCACCCACTGGTCGTCACTCGAGTAGAACGAGCCAGCATCCGTCACGTGGAAGGATCCCAGAATCTCGCGCTGCACCTTGAACAGGTCAGAGGGGTACCGCACGTGGTCGAGCAGTTCAACGCTCATGTCGCTCTGTGGCAGCAGCGTGTTCGGGAAGATCTTGTTCCAGGTCTTCAGTACAGGATCTTCGTCGTCCCACGCATACAGCTTCACCGAACCGTCATAGGCATCAACTGTTGCCTTGACCGAGTTGCGGATGTAGTTGATGTTGTCGAGCGCGAACTGCGGCGCCGGCGTGTAGGTGTCTGCAATCGCACTGGAGAGCTGCTCGACCTGCGAGTACGGGTAGTTAGCGCCCGTGGTGTAGCCGTCGACGATCCACACGATGCGGTCGTCCACGATGGCGGGGTAGACATCGCTGTCAACGGTGAGGTACGGCGCTACCTTCGCGACACGGTCGAGAGGCTCACGGTCGTACAAAATCTGCGACTCTTCAGTAACCGCTGACGAGAGGAAGATTTGCTCAGACTGGAACTTGATCGCGTAAACAAGCTTCTTGAAAACGTTGTCGAGAACTGGCCCACCTTCGCCGTCAAACGTGGTGGTGGCGTTCTGGTTGCTATCTTCGCCACCCGACGGGAAGTCGAGCTCGATGTCATCGGCACCCTCGGGTCCACCGACAATCGAGTACTCGGGTGACTTCTCACCGAAGTAAACGCGAGGCTCAAATTCGCCAAGGGCACCCGTGCTGGGGATTCCCGACTGCAAGAACACCGGCTGACCATCGGCAGCGCGTTGGTTACCGTAGGCCGCAACAACGCCGTAACCGTGCGTGTAGACGACGGCATTGTTGTACCAAGACTGGGAATCGCCCAGACCGGACTGGTTCAACTCACGAACCGCAATGACGGTGTCTTGCGTCTCGCCGTCAATGTCATAGCGGTCAACATCGAGGTGACTGTCGAACTGGTAGTACTGCTTGAACTGTTCGAGCTGCGCAAACGCCTGCGGCGCAATAGCGGGGTCGAGGATGCGGATGTTTGCCGTTGTCGTTGCGTCTTCACGCAGCGCACCAGATTCGGCATCCGTCGTCGCGCTGTAAGGAATCTCTTCGACGTCGGCAACGCCGTAGGCATCACGTGTCGCCTGAATGCTTCGATCTATATATTCCGATTCGTAGGTACGCGCGTTGGGGTCTACCTGGAAGCGCTGGACGATCCACGGGTAGAGGTTTCCGACGACGAGCCCGCTGATCAGCAGCAGAGCGGTACCGATCATCGGCAGACGCCAGCGACCGATTATGGCCGTAACGATGAACAGGATGGCAACGATGGCGGCAATTCCCGCAAGAATTGCGCGACCCGGAATTGTGGCGTTTGCCTCGGTGTAACTTGCACCGGTTTGCAGGAATCCCTGGCTCGAGGAGTAGAGCGTGGTGAACTGGTCGAGCCAGATGCTCAATGCCTGAACAGCAAAGAAGAGGCCGGCGGTGACGGCCAACTGGATGCGCGCAGAACGTGAGATGCGCACTTCGCGGCCATGAACGCTGAGCGCACCGTAAAGATAACTTGTCGCGAGAGCGGCAACGAACGAAACGATGAGTACCGCGGAAGCGAATCCGACAATGCCGTGGTACATGGGCAGCTCGTAGAAGTAGAAGCCAATGTCTAGCTTGAACTGCGGGTCGACTTCACCGAAAGAGGTGCGGTTGAGCCACTGCAACGCAACGGGCCAGCTGCCAGCAGCGGAGACGCCACCGAAAACTCCCAAAAGAACGGGGATACCGACCATGGCGAGCTTGCGGAGCGGCTCGACTACCTGCTGGTAGCCCTCCAGCTGCGCATTGAGTTTCGCGTAAATCGGGCGTGCACGGAACGCGATGAGAAGGCTGATACCCACCGGAATTGCCATCGCAGCAAAACCAATAAGGAACATCACCGCATTAGCGATCCACTGGGTGGTAAGCACCTCGAGATAGCCGGCCTGGTCAAACCAGAGAACGTCGGCATAGAGATTGGAGAACAAGAAGAATGCGATCACAATGACGGCGAGAATTATCGCCGTGATCGTAAACGCAGACCTCGTTTTGCTCTTAGGGGCTGATTCGGTTTGGCTCGACACTGTACTTCGCTCCTGAGATTGGGGGCCTAGCGGTATCTTAAAGGTCTTTCATGGGCGCGGGGCGAATGATCGCTCTCAGCGTCAATCGGGGAAACGATCACCCAATAGCGGTCAACGTGCGTCGCAAGACGGAAGCCCGGTGCCGCTCAGGCCAGCACGGATGCTGGCGAGCGCGACGAGAGCGTCGTTGAGGTTATCCACTGCGTACACGGTGAGGCCGTCGGGGATGTTCTCCGCGACCTCATCGCAATTCTCTACTGGGGCAAAGAAAAAGCTGGCGCCGGCATCGCGGGCCCCATACATCTTCTGTTGAATTCCCCCGATTGGCCCGACGTCACCGCTGGCGGTGATGGTGCCGGTTCCCGCAATTTCTTCACCGCCGTTGATCGCACCAGGCGTGAGCTTGTCGATGATCCCTAGCGCGAACATCATGCCTGCGCTGGGGCCGCCGACATTCTCAAGCTGAATCTTGACGTCAACGGGAAAGTTGTATTCACTACCCACAATGACTCCGATGACAGCGATGGCGTCATCGCCCTCGCTCATTGTCGGCGTGATCTCCGCCGTCTGTTCTTCACCCTCGCGTTCAAAGACGATGATGGCGGGCGTCGTTGTTCCGTTGCTCGCAATCGCATCGCGAAGGCCGGCAACGTCAGCGAAAGTTTCGTCATTAACCGACCGGATGATGTCGCCAGCCTGCAGCACACCATCCGATGGTCCGTCGGCGCTTGTCTCGGCGACGGTGAGCGTTGCATCAAATTCGTAGTCCAGATCGGACAGTGCCGCAGCAATTGCTTCCTGTTGCGAGCTTTCCATCTGAATGCGGCCAGCTTCTGCTGATTCCTCAACCGTCACGCCAGTGGGGTAAATGGATTCGACAGGAACGATCGCGCGACTGCGGTCGAAGTACGCGGCACCGACTTCGAACCAGCTCAGCGGCGACTGAGGGTTTCCCTGCACGTTCACGGTGAGCATGTCGAGCGCACCCTCAGTGGGATACGTCGTTTCGACGGGAATTTGGATGAGCGGCACAAGCTCGCCGTCGATCTCAACGTCGCCCAAGGTGTCGTAGACCGGGCCCGGTTGTTCGATGATGTACGGCGAGGGAACGAGCGTTGCCAACAACGTTCCGATGAGCGCAACGCTGAGAATCAGCCAGCCAAGCCAGCCACTTCGGGCGCGACGAGACGACTGTTCGGGACGATTATCAGTAAACAGGGCCACCTAGGTCCTTACGGGGTGGAAGCGGTGTTCGCCACAGGCGCACGGTAAGACTCACTAGCCTAGGTCAAAACTCAGCCGCGCACGCCATCGAGCGGCTAGCGTTAATCCATGGCTGACAACGCTGACAACAATTCCGAAGACGAGTTCCGCGACATGATGCGAGAGTTCCTCTCCGGAGATGGAGAGATTGACCCCGCAAAGCTTGCTGCCGCGGCGGGATTGCCGAATGATCCTGCAATGATTCAGCAGCTCCTGAGCCAGCTCCAGAGCGCCCTCGGTAACAGCAAAGATGGAATCGACTGGGACATTGCGCTCCAGCAAGCTAAAGGCCTCGCCGCGCAAGGCACTGTCGTCTCGTTGCCCGCGGAGCGTTCCAAGCTGGAACAGGCCCTCCACGTGGCATCACTGTGGCTCAACGAGGTCACTGACGTTTCTGAACTCACCGTGGAGCCCAAACTTCTGAGCCGCAGCGAGTGGGTCACCCTCACCATGCCCGTCTGGACACAGCTTGCTGAGCCCGTGGCGAATTCGATCGCGAACTCGCTCACTGACGTACTCACGCAAAACACCCCAGAAGAGATGAATGACATGCTCAGCGGTGCGAGCAAAGTGATGCGCAACATCGGCGGCACCCTGTTCGCCATGCAGCTCGGCCAGGTTGTCGGGCAGCTCTCGAGTGAAGTGGTCTCTGGCGGAGACATCGGTATCCCCCTGCTCGATGAGCAGCAGGCAGCGATCGTGCCCCAAAACGTGTTCGCATTTGGCAATGGCCTCGACCTTCCTGACGAAGAAATTCACCTGTACTTGGCCGTGCGCGAGCTCGCGCACGCTCGACTGTTCCGGCATGCAAAGTGGCTGCGCCTACAGTTCATGACCTCGGTTACGGCCTATGCCCACGACATCCACATTGACTCGGATGCGATTGCCGAACTCGCAAACGGTTTCGATCCAAGCAACCCTGAAGACTTGCGCGACGCCATGACGAATGGTTCGCTCATCCCGCCTAAGAGCGAGGAACAACGGGAAGCACTTGAACGTCTTGAGACGGTGCTCGCCCTGGTCGAAGGGTGGGTTGATGTCGTTACCGCGGCTGCCACCACTCGACTGCCTGCGCGGGGCGCGATCGCAGAAACTGTGCGTCGGCGTCGCGCCTCTGGCGGACCAGCAGAGTCTGCGTTTGCCACCCTCGTCGGCCTAGAACTTCGACCTCGTCGACTACGAGAAGCCGCCGCAATGTGGCAACACGTCAGTGACGAACTTGGCGCAGAGCAGCGTGATGCTCTCTGGTCACACCCTGACCTGATGCCCACCGGCGCCGACATCGACGATCCTGCCGCGCTCGTGGCTCGACTCCGTGATGGCGGAAAGACCCCAGACGATATCGATCAGGCAATTAACGACCTCCTGAACGACGAGTCTGGAGACCGGCCTCACGAAGGCGACAACTCCTAAGCAGCGTGCACCGCGCTCGCTGCGCGCTGTGGAATCTTCGCACTGACCAATCGGACAGGCGTGCACAATAGGCACATGATCCTGCGCGTAGACCCCCGCCTACCACTGGTGTGGCGCTCCCCCACGAGCGCCCAATTCGGTATCGACCCACCCGCTGTTGTGCTGCCCCATGTCACCGACATCCAAGAGAAGATCCTCTCGGCTCTTGTCTCGGGCATCAGTCGCAGCGGAATCGGCATGCTGGCACGGTCGCACCCCGCCGAGTGTGACGACCTTCTCGACGCGCTCTCGCGAATCCTCGTTGCCACGCCGCCACAACCGCCAAGCGCCCACGTTGCCATCGTGGGCTCCGGCGCGCTCACCGAAGCAATCGCTCGAACCCTCGCAGCTAGCGGAGTGACGGTGAGCACCGCTGAGCACTCGGATGAGCTAGCCGGGCCAGACCCGGATCTCACGATCTTGGTCGGGCACTTCGTCATCGCCCCCTCAGTGCACTCGCACTGGCTGCGCCGGGATATTCCGCACCTGCCGGTCGTGGTGTCAGACTCTGCGGCCGAGATCGGCCCCGTCGTCACCCCGGGCATCACCGGATGTTTGCTGTGCGTCGAGCTCCACCGTCGCGACGCCGACGTTGCCTGGCCCGCCATCGCAACTCAACTAATGGGCCGCCATTCCCACGCCGAGACCCCGGTGCTCATTGCCGAAGCTGCGGCCGAGGCAAGTCGGATGGCTCTGCATCGATTGGGAAGAGGCG
Coding sequences:
- the modA gene encoding molybdate ABC transporter substrate-binding protein; the encoded protein is MAAALAVVSALTLSGCSSSVSGSTASTQPGELQGTLTIFAAASLTESFTELAAIFGSDHPDVTIAPISFDGSTTLATQIREGAPADIFAAADGATMRSVSDLLDGEAIPFASNSLQIAVQPGNPLNISELADLSAPGVQLVLCAPQVPCGATAQTLLDREKIVVTPASEELNVKAVLTKVQLGEADAGLVYVTDIAAAEAVEGINIPEADEAKSTYPLGILESSANPIVAEAFRDFVVSDRGQSVLSRYGFGRS
- a CDS encoding molybdopterin-binding protein produces the protein MTQYRISEAAELLGVSDDTVRRWVNSQELTAATDGSGRQVVDGAELAGLSQERARHAALAQQNTDSVSSARNRMVGLVTGIVSDTVMSQVEMQCGHHRIVSLMSTEAVRDLKLEIGSLAVAVVKATMVVVESPQGHR
- the glp gene encoding gephyrin-like molybdotransferase Glp — its product is MPFDASATPSPMSIDEHRERILATVSPLAPVWVSLADALNLTLAADVLAKVDVPSFDNSAMDGYALRRADVSAASAESPVRLKVVADLAAGSAENPPLRDGETARIMTGAAVPADADCIVPIEDTDCGTDTVLISRAPKPAAHIRRTATDVHNGQTVLTAGRVLGPRDLAAAAATGSSELLVHRPPRVGVLSTGSELRAPGEPLSGGQIHDSNSLLLAALVTQAGAVAIQLGSVLDDEDALRAVLEEHAAHVDVFITSGGVSVGAYDIVRHVLAPLGVWFGPVRMQPGKPQGFGRLPRASGDGDGPAIFALPGNPVSVFVSFETFVRPALLTLAGRTQITRDTVVATVSTGWQSPAGRAQYMPAVVSVDEGGTPTVRPATAGGAGSYLVASLAHANALAFVPHDITDVREGQLLAVTLVT
- the moaC gene encoding cyclic pyranopterin monophosphate synthase MoaC, which encodes MNETPFTHLNAAGQAHMVDVTAKTPTVRSATAAGFVRCSATVIGELRSGTAPKGDVLAVARIAGIQAAKRTAELLPLAHIIGVHGAQVDLEITDDGVAVTATVRTADRTGVEMEALTAVSVAALAIIDMVKGMDKSVQIENVRLLAKSGGRSGEWLRPE
- a CDS encoding molybdenum cofactor biosynthesis protein B, whose product is MIQPQHELTDAIVAAVITVSDRSSRGERRDESGPRIVEMLAAQGYSATATVIPDGVEAVENSLVAAIDVGARLIITTGGTGIGPRDFTPEGTRPVLAREIPGIAEMLRREGARSTPMAALSRGLVGVTQQSLIVNLPGSLSAVTEGLDVLLPLVPHILDQLDNGDH
- the fdhD gene encoding formate dehydrogenase accessory sulfurtransferase FdhD, encoding MSRITVRRKVTRLTVGATSSVKEDFLAVEEPLEIRVGGRALAVTMRTPGNDYDLAAGFLVSEGVISRGDQFVAARYCADATVADQNTYNVLDVTLAADVPPPDPSLERNFYTTSSCGVCGKASIEMVSTQSAYEVADDPVRIDPEVLITFPEKLRAEQAVFEKTGGLHAAGLFDGVTGKLLVLREDVGRHNAVDKVIGWAAKENLLPLRGTVLMVSGRASFELTQKAKMAGIPVLAAVSAPSSLAVELAAEVGMTLVGFLRGNSMVIYAGDRIQALTAG